The nucleotide sequence ATGGGCGCAACAACGGGGGGACCTGCTTCGGCATCGACCCCAGCACCTTCCCGAGCACTTGGACGAACCGCCCGACGCTGGCCACGGCCACCGAAGTTCGCGACTACGTCGCGAGCGCCGCCTCTTTCGCCAACTACGTCCACAACTACCCGATCTCGAGTGAGGTCGTCACGGAGGGCCTGGCGAATCTCGAAACGCGCATCGCTGGCCGCACGTTCAAAGGCTGCCATCTCAGCTACAGCAAGGGCCCGTGGGGCGGCATCCAGGTTCACTTCTTCGTCGACACGGAGACGGGCTTCCGGATCCTGACGGAGCAGCACTGGGTCGAGTGAGGGGCTTGCTTCATTCCCACTCGTAGTCCAAGTCGAGGACCTTGCCCGCAGCGTCCAGACTGAACGTCCATTTCACCGAGATGTCCTGGCCATACACCACGCGGAGGATGCGCTTGCGCGGCTCGCTGTCCCTGCGGTCCTCGAGCAGGACCACTCGGCGGACGGGCGGATAGAGGGCGCTGCCCGGCGTTCCGAAGCCGCGCAGCACCGGCACGAGCTCCTCCTGTGCGCGGGGCGCGAAGGCGGCCGCATCGAGCGTGCCGTTCATCACGCCCTCCACGACCCCGCGCAGCGTGGCGGTCAGGGCCGGCTCCGTGTCCGCGAGGCCCGGCGCGTCCAGCCCTGGAAGCGGCGGCAGGTGGAGGCTCGCGATGTTGCGTGCCAGCACCGGGAGGAGTCCCTGCTTGTTCGTCAGGATGATCACCGTGAGCTTCTGGTCCGGGATGCGAAGCACGTCTCCGAGCGAGCCACCCCCGCTGTGCCCGAAGGTCAGCAGCCCGCGCAGCTGGCTCACGGCAAACGCCACGCCGAAGCCGCCCGCGTGCCCGTCCTTCAGCTTGAGGGCGGTGGCGCTGGCCTGCTGCATCGCGGGGGTGAGCAGGGTGCCCTGGTCCATGGCCACGGCCCACTGGGCGAGGTCCTTCGCGCAGGAGAAGACCCCGCCCGCGGCGTAGGTGTGGACAGGGTAGAGGAACCAGGCTCGTTGGGGCACGCCGTCCACGAAGCGATAGAGGCTGGCGCGGCGCGGGATGACATCGGCGAGGCGTACCGGGCCCTCCTGCCTCGCGTGCTCGTAGCGCGTGCAGGAGAAACCGAGGGGCTGGAAGATGCGGCTGCGCAGCAGCTCCTCGAAGCGCTCCCCGGTGACCTTTTCCATGAGGTGGGTGAGCACGACGAAGTCCGTGAGCGCGTATTCGCTGCGCTCGCCGGGGGCGTAGGCCAGGGAGGTCTTCTTGGCGGCCTCGTACCGCTCGGCGGCGGTGGCGGCACTGCTGTCTTCATCGGGGAGATCCTTCAACCCCGACGCGTGTGCGGTGAGGTGCCGGACGGTCATCCCCTTCCAGGTCTCGGGCGCGTCCGGCAGGTATTTCGAGAGGGGCTCATCGAGGTCGAGCTTGCCCTCCTGCACGAGGCGCATCACCAGTGTGCCGGTGAAGACCTTGGTGGCAGAGGCGATCTGAAACGAGGTCTCGGGTCCCACCTTCGTCTCGGACTCCAGGTCCGCGAGACCGTACGAGCCGAGCCGCTCGACCTTTCCATCACGAACGATGGCCAGGGCAATGCCGGGGACCTGGTTCTTCTCCATGACGGCCTGGAGGTAGGCGTCCACGGCATCGGTGGCCGAGCCGCCGAGTGTCTCCGGGGAGGACAGCGGTGGGTGCGTCGCACAGCTCGCCGTGAGGAGGAGGAACGCCAAGGCCAGCAGGTCTTTCGTCACATCCCTCATTGAACTGCTTCTATCCCCGAGCTGTCCCGAGCAATTTTCACTCAGGTTGCTCCCGAGGGAGCCGGGTGCTTAGGTCCGGGCCGCCGCCATGACTCCGCCCGGCCCCTTGCTCGCTTCCATTTATGGACTGTACCTGCTCGCGGTCATCACGCCCGGGCCGAACACGTTCATCGTCACGCGCTTGGCGCTGTCCACCACGCGTCGGCACGCGGCCTGGGCCGTGTTGGGCATTGCCTTGGGGAATGCCGCGTGGCTGTGCGTCATCTTGGGCGGCGTCGCCGTCCTCTTGCAGCAGCACCCGGAAGGCATGCGCGCCATGCGCTACGTGGGCGGGCTGTACCTGCTCTACCTGGGCGTGCGAGGGCTGTGTGCCGCACGGACGGCCTCACGGGCTTCCGAGGCGGCTCCCGCTGCGGCTCCGGGGACGGCGCTCGTGGAGAGGGCCATGTCGGGGGAGGAAGACCGGCCGTTTCGCAGTGGGCTGTTCGCCAGCCTGTCCAATCCGAACACGATGCCGTTCTACCTGAGCATTCTCGCACCCACGGTGGCCCCGGACATCCCCCTGTGGGTGCGCGTGGCGGCAGCCGTGGGCATCGTGATGATCGCCATGGCGTGGTACGGGACTCTGGCCTGGGGCCTGTCCACTGGCCACGTCCGGCAGGCGTACTCCCGGCGGGAGCCGGTCATCCGCCGGGTGCTTGCGCTGGTGCTGATGGCCTACGGGCTCCGGCTGCTGATCTCGGGGTAGAGGCGCGGTAGGGAACCACCGATTCCCGGTGATTCAGGCTCGTCGTGCGGAACTCCCAGCTTGATCAGCGTCTCGAGCGTCCTCGCCATGTCCTCCGCCGCGCCCGCCAACCGGGAGTGTATCCCGAGAGAGCTCAGCGGCAGTCCGCCAGCACCGTGCGCGCCCGCTCCTCCAGCGCTGGTACCTGCTCCTCCCCCGAGGCGAGCAGCGCCTTCACGGCCTTGCAGCCCTGTGCCTGGGCGTTCGCGGCTTTGACGGCGTCCCAGTAGAGCTCCAGCGCCCCGGCGGTGCGGCGAGAGGCCAGGTTGGTCTCGGCCAGCGCTAGCGCCTTCTGAGGAGCCGCGCCGAGTCCCAGATAGAAACGCGCGGCATGATCCGCGAAGGCCAGCGGATGGCGGGCAGTCCAGTGCTCGAAGCCGGCCGTCGCTCGGGCCAGGAACTGCTGAGCCTCGGACTCCTTGCCGGTCTGGCGCAGCAAGCCCGCGAGCTGCGCGGCGGACTCGGGATCATCTGAGCGCTCCACGACGGGCCGCAACAGGGCAATGGCCTTGTCGGTGCGGCCCGCGGCGGTTTCCACCTCGGCGAGGTGGGTGGCCGCGGCGGCGTAGACCGGGAGGCGCGCATGGGCCGCCGCCCAGGACTGGCCAGCGCGCTCCAGGTTGCCCGCGCTCTCCCAGAGCAGACCCTCCTGGAACTCCAGCCACGCCACGGGGAAGGGGGACACGTCCCGGTACGTGGCACGCGCCTGCGCGTAGAGCTTGGCGGCCTCCTCGAAGTGGCCCTCTTCGGTCATGGCGCCAGCGAGCCCCGCCAGCGTCTCCAGGCTCGGCCGGGCTTCGGCGGCGGCCCGGTGGAACTTCTGCGCTTCACTCGCGTGCCCGGTGGCCTGGAGAATGGCCGCCCGAGGCTCATCGATGGCGAGGCCCTTCACGCCCCGGTGCTCGGCCTCCGCCAGATCCGCCAGCGCCTCGTCGAAATGGTGCAGCCGGCCCCGCACGTTGGCGCGCTTGAGGTAGCTCTGGGCATCCTCGGGCGCCGCCTGGACCAGCCGGTCCGCCAGTTCCAGGGACTGATCATAGTCCGCGAGCACCCCAAGGAACTGGGCTCGCACCATTCGCAGCTCCATCATCGCCCTCAGCCGGTCGGGGGCCGTGGGCTGCTCGGCCAGCCTCCTCTCGGCCTGGGCCAGCTGCGTCTCGAAGTTGTGGAGAGCGAGGGCGCCATCCGTCGTGCGCGGCTCTGGAGGCAGGGCTGCGGTGTCCCCGCCCGCTCCGCCCACCGCGGCAGGCGGTGAAGCGGAGGGACGGGGCGTGGAGGCATTGCGGTCGCATCCCGATGCCACCATTCCAGTACCGATCAATAGGAGGACTCGCCAGTGCATGGTGGTCATTGGGAAGGCCCTTTCGTCTTAGCGAGGTGCGGCGAGGAACGGGAACGCGGTGTGGGAGTGGATGTTGCCATCCCCGTCGGCGTTGATGCCGTCTGTCACGCCGGTGAGCACCCCGGCGGCGAGCACCGAGAAGCTCGTGTCGATCACGTCGTAGTTGGGAGCGCGGCCGCCGCAGTCGTTATTGGGGACGACGTTGACGGCATTGGCCTCGACGGCCAGGTACTGGCCACACGTGGTAGAGGCGGTGTTGACGTAGAGCTGGTCTTCCGCCAGCACTCCGGCCAGGGTGTTGTAGCGCCCGGCGGCGTCCGTCGGGCCCGCCAGCAGCTGGTTGCCGCATTGGGCGTCCAACCCGTCGAGGATGGACAGGCTGGAGGCGATGTTGGCGGAGTAGCCGGACCAACTGGCCTGCAGCGAGACGTTGTAGCTGTCCTTGGCGGCGTTCGTGGTGTTGGCGTCCGCTTCGAACGTGCCGATGAGGGCGGCGTTGATGGCCGGCCGCCCCATCCGATCGATCAGCGTCCCCAGCGTTGGCACCGGAGGCGGCTGGTTGTCCGGAGGCTCCTCGTCATCATCCTTGCACGCCGCAAGAGGCATCAGCAGGCTCGCGTAGAGAGCCATCTTCAGGATTCGCTTCATGGTGGCTCTCCGTTAGCGGCGGTGAGTGCTGGCCCAGACGCCCAGGATGGGACCGCCGGGAGTGACGAGGCTCTTGTCGACCTGGACCACGATGGCCAGGGTGTTCGTGCCGGCGAAGGTGTCCGTCGGCGCGGCGCCGTTCGCGCCCGTTCTGAGCTGGGTGACGAGCGTGTTGGACGTGGCCGAGTCCAGCTTCGGGCAGCCCGCCGTGTCGAAGGTGAGTGACGAGGCCGCGCTCTTCACCGCGCCGACCGTGGCCGCGAAGCCGGGGATGTTGAAGAAGAACGGATCATTCCGCAGGCCCGCGAATACCTTCAGCTTGCCGCTCGTGCTGGAGAGGCCCTGGGCCGCGTCCGCCTTGCCGGTGACGTACTCGCTGTCGCCCGCCCAGCAGCTGATCGTCTGCTGTGCGTCGAAGCCGCAGATGATGCGGACCTCGGTGGAGGCCGTCGCGGTGAAGGTCTGCTTGGAGTTGAGGTGGAAGACGTAGAGGACGGCGTCCGAGGGCAGGGTGCCTGTGGGAGCCGCCGGGTTGAAGGTCATCACCAGGTTGACCTTCTGCCCGCCCGAGTCCGTCCAGGCATACAAGTCATTGATGTCCGCGTCCTTGTTCGAGGTGGCGGACGGGCCATCCCGGTGGTCCGCGGCTTGCGCGGTGGGGAGCAGCGCGAACAGCGCTAGCAACCCGGTGAGTTGCAGGGAGAGTCGTTTCATCGAGGGTCCTTTCGACTTCGGGTACAGAACGGCGGGGCGAGGTACGGAACAGACCCCGGATCTGGATCTCCGAAATCGACGCGGCGCCCTCAGCGAAGTGCATCCGGGCAAGCAGGGGGGCCGCAGAAGGCCCTGTGATTTCAGCCGCTTGGCAGGCACCCAAAAAAGAATATTCGCCGTGTCGATCTCGCGGTTCCTGGTTCGACGCATCCATAGGAGCCGGAGTTCAGTGGGCCGAAGCCCTCGGGACGCCTGCTCCCCACCCGCAGTTCCAGAGAGGGCAAACCATGCGCTTCATGATGCTGATGATTCCCAAGGGGTACGAGAAGGCCGCGCCGGGCACGATGCCAGACGCCACGGCCGTTGCCGCGATGATGAAGTACAACGAGTCCCTGCAGAAGGCCGGCGTGCTGCTCGCGCTCGATGGCCTGCACCCGCCCTCCATGGGCGCGCGCATCTCGTTCTCGGGGGGCAAGCCCAAGGTGACCGATGGGCCCTTCGCCGAGACCAAGGAAGTGCTCGGCGGCTACTGGATGATCCAGGTGAAGTCCAAGGAAGAGGCCATCGAGTGGGCGTCGCGCTGCCCTGCTTCGGACAACGAGGTGATCGAGCTTCGCCAGGTGCAGGAGTTCGCGGACTTCCCCACGGATGTTCAGCAGGAACTGGGGAAGTTTTCCGATCACTCCATCCTGAAGATGAACGCGTCGTAGTTGCGGGGCAGGGAGGGTTCAACCTTCCCGGTGCCGAAATCCACCGGCATGGAGAACGAACCGGCCAGCGTGACGTCACCGTGCCGGGTGACAGACAGAGCGGACATGGGCGCGCCGTCCGAGCTGAAGGTGCGTACCCTCTGCTGGTGACCCTGCCCCCACGTGAACCGGCTGACAACCGAGTAGAGGCTGCTCGTGGAAGGCAGCGGTCCCGTGCCCACGTCATCGCTCGGAAACGCGTAGCCGAGCACCGTCATGCCGTCCTCCTGGGCCGAGTCCACCTGCATGACGCTTCCACCGAGCGTCTGTCCCCACCGGTCCCCTCCATTCCGCGTCATCGCGAGCACCAGACCGCTGCTGCCTACAGGGCGTGCGGTGAAGGTGTGCCCGCCGAACTTGAAACGGCCGCGGAACTCCCCCGTCACGACGACGCGGTTGCCATGCACCGCGACATCATGGAACTTCGTCATGTCCGTCATTCCCTCCAGCGTGCGGGACCAGACATGCCCGCCGGATGGGGTGTAGCGGGCGACCACGGCCGTCTCGCCGCCAAAGGGGGACCCCGGGTGCAGCGGGCCGCCGCCGAAGTCGGACTCCGCCGTGAAGTAGCCTGCGACATGGATGAAGTTGTGCTCGTCGGTGGTCACGGCCCAGAAGACACTGGTGTCCGGCGTGTCGAAGACGCGATCCACCACATATGCGCCGTCCCGTGTGTACTTCACGAAGAAGGCGCCCTCGACCGAGGCCGAGCGCGGGCCACCGCCGAAATCCGCTGTCCCTGACATGGAGCCCGCCAGGAGGATGTTGTCGTCGCCGTCCACGGTCAGCCCGGAGGCGAAGCCAAAGTACCCCTGCAGGTGGCGCGCCCAGCGAACAGTCCCGTCATGGGAAAATTGCGCGAGGAAAAAGCCGGGCCCCACCGAGACTCCTCCGAAATCCGCCCCGAGCTCGGCATATCCGTACACGGTGATGTTGCGCTGGCGGTCGACCGTGACATTGCCGAACTCCGTCTCGGGGAACTCGGAGCCCGCCGGCGCACCGTAGCCGTGGGCCCAGAGCAGCTGGCCATTTCGCGCATATTTCACGATGAAGGCGCGAGGGCGCGACGTGTCCTCCTCCGGCGGCAGCGGGCCGCTTCCGAAGTCCGGCGATCCCTGGTAGTTGCCGACCAGGATGCTGGCGTCATCCCTGTCCGTCGCGAGCCTTCCCGCGAAGACGTTTCCCTCCAGGGTCGCGGCGCTGCGGCGCAGCCAGCGCGTGTGCCAGCCGCGGTTCACCTGCTGCTCCACGTGGGCCAGCGGAGCGTCCAACTCGGACACCTCCGAGACACTCGGGCCACACGCTCCCCACAGCGTGGCCCACGAAAGCAGCAACTTCCAGGCGCGCCTGCTCGACATGGTCTTCCCCCCTCGTGGAGACTCCTGCCAGCGCCAAGCCTGGCGGGGCGGAGCAGGGTCGCCATCAACGGCCGTCCTGTCTCTCGTTCGTCAGTTCATGGGGCTATCCAGCTCTCGACGCAGTTCCGCGCCCACACTCTGGGGGCAGGGCTGTGAGTCCGCGCGTAGGATGGTGGGCCCTACGAAGCTCAGAGGTTCATCTCGATGCTCAAGCCCGTTACGCTCTTGCTTCTTCTCGCCTCCCCGGCACTGGCCCGGCAGGTGAATGTCTCCTCGGTGTCCCAGCTCCAGTCGGCCCTCGCGGGTGCGCAAGCCGGGGATGAAATCATCCTCGCGGACGGCACCTATGCGGTGAACGCCAACCTGAGCTGCACGGCGAGTGGGACAGCTCAGGCCCCCATCGTCGTACGCGCGCAGAACCGGCTGGGCGCGAGCGTCCGCTTCAATGCGACGGAGGGCTTCAAGGTCTCCGGCGCCTATTGGACCTTCGACGGGCTCGACGTCCAGGGCGTCTGCGCAAGCGACAGTAACTGTGAGCACGCCTTCCACGTCACGGGCCGCGCCGAGAACTTCGTCTTGCGCAACAGCCGGGTGCGCGACTTCAACGCACAGCTCAAGGTGAATGCCTCCCAGAACGGAGCCACGTGGGACATTCCCCACCGGGGACTCATCGAGCACAACGAGCTGGCCGACACCCGCTCTCGGGCGACTTCCAATCCGGTGACGAAGCTCAACATCGATACAGGCGACAACTGGATCGTCCGCGACAACCTCATCCACGACTTCCACAAGAACGGCGGGGACTTCGTCTCCTATGGCGCGTTCATGAAGAGCGGTGGCAACAACGGCGTGTTCGAGCGCAACCTCGTGCTGTGCACCCGGGATGTGACCACTGGCGGTACACGCATCGGGCTGTCCTTCGGAGGCGGCGGGACGGGCGGTGCCTTCTGCGCGCCGGCCTTCAATGCCAGTGTGCCGTGCGACCCCGAGCACACCGGTGGCACGATGCGCAACAACGTCATCGCCAACTGCTCGGATGTCGGCATCTACCTGAACAAGGCCCGCTCCACGCAGGTGCTCTTCAATACCCTCATCTCCACTTCGGGCGTGGACTTCCGCTTTGCTTCGAGCACGGGCTCCGCGCACGGCAACGTGATGGCGGGGACTGTGCGTGGACGGGAGGGTGGCACGTTCGAGGCCGGCACCAACCTGCTCAACGTGACTTCGGCCACCTTCTCCGGCTGGTACCAGGAGCCGCTGAAGGGAAACCTCACGGTTCGAGGGGACGTGTCCACCTTGATCGGCGCTGCGGCGGCCCGCGCGCAGGTGGTGGATGACTTCTGCGGCCGGCCCCGTCCGGCTCAGGGTGCGTACACGTTGGGAGCCCTGGAGCACTCGCTCGGGGACTGCTCGGGCGGGTCTACCGATGGGGGCAGCACCGCTCCTGACGCGGGTAGCGGCAACGGGGGCTTGGACGGAGGCTCGGACGGAGGCATCCCTTCGCCTGGCGACGCGGGAGTGGGCAACGACGGGGGAGCGGGCGCGGAGAGCCCCCCCGATGAGGAGGCAGCCGGTGGATGCGGCTGCTCCTCGAACTCGGGGGTGAACGCCACGCTCCTGCTCATGGCGCTGGGGCTTCTGGCGCTCTCCAGCCACCGGCGCTCACTCGGCCGGAAGTAGCTCCAGGAGGGAGGAAGCTACTGGCAGATCGCGCGCTCGCTCAGCGGGTTGATGTGGCCCTCGGCGTTGCCCGTCAGCGACAGGGCATAGATGCCACCGTCCCAGCTTCCATTGCTGAAGTCGATGCGCGCGGTGGGCGCCAGCACCGTGCCCCAGAAGCCGAAGCCGTGGGCCTGGATGCTCGTGGCGTCCACGAAGTTGTAGAGCACGCCGTTCTGATTGATGCCGCCGCTGAACGAGGTGCCAAAGCCCGTGAAGGTGGCCGAGGCGCCCCGGATGTTGAGCACCGCCAGCGAGCCGGCGGGAGCATCGATGGACAGCAGCGCGGCGCCGGTGAAGGCACTGGCGTCCACATCGAAGAAGTTCATGTCCGGGGACGTGCCGTGCAGCAGGATGCCACCCCAGTTTGCGCGAGTCGTGGTGCCATTGGC is from Hyalangium minutum and encodes:
- a CDS encoding chondroitinase-B domain-containing protein; the protein is MLKPVTLLLLLASPALARQVNVSSVSQLQSALAGAQAGDEIILADGTYAVNANLSCTASGTAQAPIVVRAQNRLGASVRFNATEGFKVSGAYWTFDGLDVQGVCASDSNCEHAFHVTGRAENFVLRNSRVRDFNAQLKVNASQNGATWDIPHRGLIEHNELADTRSRATSNPVTKLNIDTGDNWIVRDNLIHDFHKNGGDFVSYGAFMKSGGNNGVFERNLVLCTRDVTTGGTRIGLSFGGGGTGGAFCAPAFNASVPCDPEHTGGTMRNNVIANCSDVGIYLNKARSTQVLFNTLISTSGVDFRFASSTGSAHGNVMAGTVRGREGGTFEAGTNLLNVTSATFSGWYQEPLKGNLTVRGDVSTLIGAAAARAQVVDDFCGRPRPAQGAYTLGALEHSLGDCSGGSTDGGSTAPDAGSGNGGLDGGSDGGIPSPGDAGVGNDGGAGAESPPDEEAAGGCGCSSNSGVNATLLLMALGLLALSSHRRSLGRK
- a CDS encoding serine hydrolase domain-containing protein gives rise to the protein MTKDLLALAFLLLTASCATHPPLSSPETLGGSATDAVDAYLQAVMEKNQVPGIALAIVRDGKVERLGSYGLADLESETKVGPETSFQIASATKVFTGTLVMRLVQEGKLDLDEPLSKYLPDAPETWKGMTVRHLTAHASGLKDLPDEDSSAATAAERYEAAKKTSLAYAPGERSEYALTDFVVLTHLMEKVTGERFEELLRSRIFQPLGFSCTRYEHARQEGPVRLADVIPRRASLYRFVDGVPQRAWFLYPVHTYAAGGVFSCAKDLAQWAVAMDQGTLLTPAMQQASATALKLKDGHAGGFGVAFAVSQLRGLLTFGHSGGGSLGDVLRIPDQKLTVIILTNKQGLLPVLARNIASLHLPPLPGLDAPGLADTEPALTATLRGVVEGVMNGTLDAAAFAPRAQEELVPVLRGFGTPGSALYPPVRRVVLLEDRRDSEPRKRILRVVYGQDISVKWTFSLDAAGKVLDLDYEWE
- a CDS encoding DUF4331 family protein, with product MKRILKMALYASLLMPLAACKDDDEEPPDNQPPPVPTLGTLIDRMGRPAINAALIGTFEADANTTNAAKDSYNVSLQASWSGYSANIASSLSILDGLDAQCGNQLLAGPTDAAGRYNTLAGVLAEDQLYVNTASTTCGQYLAVEANAVNVVPNNDCGGRAPNYDVIDTSFSVLAAGVLTGVTDGINADGDGNIHSHTAFPFLAAPR
- a CDS encoding LysE family translocator gives rise to the protein MLASIYGLYLLAVITPGPNTFIVTRLALSTTRRHAAWAVLGIALGNAAWLCVILGGVAVLLQQHPEGMRAMRYVGGLYLLYLGVRGLCAARTASRASEAAPAAAPGTALVERAMSGEEDRPFRSGLFASLSNPNTMPFYLSILAPTVAPDIPLWVRVAAAVGIVMIAMAWYGTLAWGLSTGHVRQAYSRREPVIRRVLALVLMAYGLRLLISG
- a CDS encoding tetratricopeptide repeat protein; amino-acid sequence: MVASGCDRNASTPRPSASPPAAVGGAGGDTAALPPEPRTTDGALALHNFETQLAQAERRLAEQPTAPDRLRAMMELRMVRAQFLGVLADYDQSLELADRLVQAAPEDAQSYLKRANVRGRLHHFDEALADLAEAEHRGVKGLAIDEPRAAILQATGHASEAQKFHRAAAEARPSLETLAGLAGAMTEEGHFEEAAKLYAQARATYRDVSPFPVAWLEFQEGLLWESAGNLERAGQSWAAAHARLPVYAAAATHLAEVETAAGRTDKAIALLRPVVERSDDPESAAQLAGLLRQTGKESEAQQFLARATAGFEHWTARHPLAFADHAARFYLGLGAAPQKALALAETNLASRRTAGALELYWDAVKAANAQAQGCKAVKALLASGEEQVPALEERARTVLADCR
- a CDS encoding YciI family protein, with protein sequence MRFMMLMIPKGYEKAAPGTMPDATAVAAMMKYNESLQKAGVLLALDGLHPPSMGARISFSGGKPKVTDGPFAETKEVLGGYWMIQVKSKEEAIEWASRCPASDNEVIELRQVQEFADFPTDVQQELGKFSDHSILKMNAS
- a CDS encoding DUF4331 family protein, translating into MKRLSLQLTGLLALFALLPTAQAADHRDGPSATSNKDADINDLYAWTDSGGQKVNLVMTFNPAAPTGTLPSDAVLYVFHLNSKQTFTATASTEVRIICGFDAQQTISCWAGDSEYVTGKADAAQGLSSTSGKLKVFAGLRNDPFFFNIPGFAATVGAVKSAASSLTFDTAGCPKLDSATSNTLVTQLRTGANGAAPTDTFAGTNTLAIVVQVDKSLVTPGGPILGVWASTHRR